A region of the Thermodesulfobacteriota bacterium genome:
AATAGTACAAAAATTGAGATTGTCCAATGCCTTAAGGAGCTAAAAGATAGCGGTCAAATACAGATCATAACCCATGGCTGGGAGCTCGGACAAGAGTTCTTCTACATTTGTGCAAAAAGATTGTAGAACTATGAGCTTTATGCATTCTTCATCGCGAAAAATCTCATAATATCCCACACCGTCCTCTCTTCTGTATTAGATTCTCTAAAACCTTTAAAAGCTTCTTTCGTTTATATTTTCAATTCCACTAAAAACCCTCTTGAAATACATATACATAATTTATACAATTATAAACTCACGGAGGTCCTCAATAGATGAGAAGAGGAGAAAGAGTTTTTTATGTAAAAGACTTCATTCAAACGGTTCCCCTCCACTCCCCTAAAAAGATATTTGAAGAACTGGAAAACCTGGGATTCCGGGGACAAAATAGGGCAAGAAAGGCAGTCTCTCTTGCGGCATACCGTCATGTGAAAAGGCTTAAGCTACTCCATAATAAACGAATACCAAGATCAGAAATACCCCCAAGACCAAACACGATTCTCATGGGTCCAACCGGATGCGGAAAAACCTACTTAATTGAATTGCTCTTCGGAGAAATATTTAAGCTTCCATTTGTAATCATAGATATGACAAAATTTACTGAATCTGGTTATGTTGGAGATGATGTCGTAAACATACTTGTTCAGCTAGTCTATGCCGCTAATGAAAGCATTGATATAGGAGAGTGCGGAATTGTAGTACTGGACGAATTCGATAAGATCGCAGGGACATATAGCAGCGCCAGATTTGCTGGTCAGGGAACTACAAAAGATGTTTCCGGTTACGGAGTTCAGAGAGAGCTTCTTAAAATCCTAGAGGGTACAGATATTCAGATTCCACTCGATTTCGGTTTCTCAAGCAGGGGCCCAAGGGCTCTTATTTCAACCAGAGACATTTCATTTTTTGCAGTAGGTGCTTTCTCCGGAATAAGGAGCTTATTTGAAAAGGGGGGGCTCGGATTCCTGCAGAAGGTAGAGGAAAACTTTGAAGGGGAAGAAACCATAGCGTATAAGCTCAGTGAAGAGGAAGCGGATGACGTTTCGAGGTTTCATCTATTTGGATTCCTTCCCGAGCTAATCGCAAGGTTTAATAGGATCGTACCCTTTTCTCCACTCGATAATGACACGCTAAGGGAGATCCTCTTTCTA
Encoded here:
- a CDS encoding AAA family ATPase → MRRGERVFYVKDFIQTVPLHSPKKIFEELENLGFRGQNRARKAVSLAAYRHVKRLKLLHNKRIPRSEIPPRPNTILMGPTGCGKTYLIELLFGEIFKLPFVIIDMTKFTESGYVGDDVVNILVQLVYAANESIDIGECGIVVLDEFDKIAGTYSSARFAGQGTTKDVSGYGVQRELLKILEGTDIQIPLDFGFSSRGPRALISTRDISFFAVGAFSGIRSLFEKGGLGFLQKVEENFEGEETIAYKLSEEEADDVSRFHLFGFLPELIARFNRIVPFSPLDNDTLREILFLKVEKYIKEFEEEGFKLHVEPMVAEFIIREARRRQTGARGLDVLMSKYLEEVAFEIFGKGDEGEVILRVASDKVSHIIKRRA